A stretch of the Amycolatopsis sp. BJA-103 genome encodes the following:
- a CDS encoding DNA-directed RNA polymerase subunit beta', whose translation MLDVNFFDELRIGLATADDIRQWSFGEVKKPETINYRTLKPEKDGLFCEKIFGPTRDWECYCGKYKRVRFKGIICERCGVEVTRAKVRRERMGHIELAAPVTHIWYFKGVPSRLGYLLDLAPKDLEKIIYFAAYVITGVNTELRHNDLPTLENEIGVERKNLETKRDADIEARAQKLEADLAELEAEGAKSDVRRKVKEGGEREMRQLRDRAGRELDRLEEVWTTFTKLDVRQLIADELLYRELIDRYGEYFTGGMGAEAIQKLAAEFDVSAEADNLRDTIRNGKGQKKLRALKRLKVVAAFQMTGNDPRGMVLDAVPVIPPDLRPMVQLDGGRFATSDLNDLYRRVINRNNRLKRLIDLGAPEIIVNNEKRMLQEAVDALFDNGRRGRPVTGPGNRPLKSLSDLLKGKQGRFRQNLLGKRVDYSGRSVIIVGPQLKLHQCGLPKDMALELFKPFVMKRLVDLNHAQNIKSAKRMVERSRPQVWDVLEEVITGHPVMLNRAPTLHRLGIQAFEPQLVEGKAIQLHPLVCEAFNADFDGDQMAVHLPLSAEAQAEARILMLSANNILSPASGRPLAMPRLDMVTGLFHLTRLTEKAEGAGNAYSSPAEAIMAYDLKALSLHAPVKIRIIDRQPAKADEAALAEKGWEPGKAWLAETTLGRVLFNELLPADYPFINEPMPKKRQALIVNDLAERYSMTQVAQTLDRLKDAGFYWATRSGVTVAISDVLVPTGKKAILDEYEGKADQVEKRYQRGQLSHTERNNELVKVWTQATEEVHKIMETALPDDNPIAMIVKSGAAGNMTQVRSLAGMRGLVSNPKGEYIPRPIKANFREGLSVAEYFIATHGARKGLADTALRTADSGYLTRRLVDVSQDVIVREVDCGTTRGINMPIGEDIGDGKVLRDQHVETSVYARNLATDAVDAKGNVVLNAGDDIGDPALDKLISSGISKVKVRSVLTCESAVGICATCYGRSMATGQLVDVGEAVGIVAAQSIGEPGTQLTMRTFHQGGVAGDDITTGLPRVQELFEARVPKGKAPIADVDGRVRIEESERFWKITLIPDDGSEEIVFDKLSKRQRLANTPNGPLGDGDRVNVGQQLLEGTPDPHEVLRVMGPREAQMHLVDEVQKVYRAQGVSIHDKHIEVIVRQMLRRVTIIDSGATDFLPGELPERTKFEAKNRASVAEGGEPASGRPVLMGITKASLTTDSWLSAASFQETTRVLTDAAINGRSDRLVGLKENVIIGKLIPAGTGINKYRNIQVQPTEEARVAAYAIPSYDDGYYTPDVFGSTPGAAVPLDDYDFGRDFR comes from the coding sequence GTGCTGGACGTCAACTTCTTCGATGAGCTCCGCATCGGTCTCGCCACCGCCGACGACATTCGTCAGTGGTCCTTCGGTGAGGTCAAGAAGCCGGAGACCATCAACTACCGGACGCTCAAGCCCGAGAAGGACGGCCTCTTCTGCGAGAAGATCTTCGGCCCGACCCGGGACTGGGAGTGCTACTGCGGTAAGTACAAGCGGGTCCGCTTCAAGGGCATCATCTGCGAGCGCTGTGGCGTCGAGGTCACCCGCGCCAAGGTGCGCCGTGAGCGGATGGGCCACATCGAGCTGGCCGCTCCCGTCACCCACATCTGGTACTTCAAGGGTGTTCCTTCCCGCCTCGGCTACCTGCTGGACCTGGCGCCGAAGGACCTCGAGAAGATCATCTACTTCGCGGCCTACGTGATCACCGGTGTGAACACCGAGCTGCGGCACAACGACCTGCCGACCCTCGAGAACGAGATCGGCGTCGAGCGCAAGAACCTCGAGACCAAGCGTGACGCGGACATCGAGGCACGGGCGCAGAAGCTGGAAGCCGACCTGGCCGAGCTGGAGGCGGAGGGCGCCAAGTCCGACGTCCGCCGCAAGGTCAAGGAAGGCGGCGAGCGCGAGATGCGTCAGCTGCGTGACCGCGCCGGTCGCGAGCTGGACCGTCTCGAGGAGGTCTGGACGACCTTCACCAAGCTCGACGTCCGTCAGCTGATCGCCGACGAGCTGCTCTACCGCGAGCTCATCGACCGCTACGGCGAGTACTTCACCGGCGGCATGGGCGCGGAGGCCATCCAGAAGCTGGCCGCCGAGTTCGACGTCTCGGCGGAGGCCGACAACCTGCGCGACACCATCCGCAACGGCAAGGGGCAGAAGAAGCTCCGCGCGCTGAAGCGGCTCAAGGTCGTCGCGGCCTTCCAGATGACCGGGAACGACCCGCGCGGCATGGTGCTCGACGCCGTCCCGGTGATCCCGCCGGACCTGCGCCCGATGGTCCAGCTCGACGGTGGCCGCTTCGCCACCTCCGACCTGAACGACCTCTACCGCCGGGTCATCAACCGGAACAACCGGTTGAAGCGGCTGATCGACCTCGGCGCGCCCGAGATCATCGTCAACAACGAGAAGCGGATGCTGCAGGAGGCCGTCGACGCGCTGTTCGACAACGGCCGCCGCGGCCGCCCGGTCACCGGTCCCGGTAACCGCCCGCTGAAGTCGCTGTCCGACCTGCTCAAGGGCAAGCAGGGCCGGTTCCGTCAGAACCTGCTCGGCAAGCGTGTCGACTACTCCGGCCGTTCCGTCATCATCGTCGGCCCGCAGCTGAAGCTCCACCAGTGCGGTCTGCCGAAGGACATGGCGCTCGAGCTGTTCAAGCCGTTCGTCATGAAGCGGCTGGTCGACCTGAACCACGCGCAGAACATCAAGTCCGCCAAGCGGATGGTGGAGCGTTCGCGCCCGCAGGTGTGGGACGTGCTCGAAGAGGTCATCACCGGTCACCCGGTGATGCTGAACCGTGCGCCGACCCTGCACCGCCTCGGCATCCAGGCCTTCGAGCCGCAGTTGGTCGAAGGCAAGGCCATCCAGCTGCACCCGCTGGTCTGTGAAGCGTTCAACGCGGACTTCGACGGTGACCAGATGGCCGTGCACCTCCCGCTTTCCGCGGAGGCGCAGGCCGAGGCCCGCATCCTGATGCTGTCGGCGAACAACATCCTTTCGCCGGCGTCGGGCCGCCCGCTCGCCATGCCGCGTCTGGACATGGTGACCGGTCTGTTCCACCTGACCCGTCTCACCGAGAAGGCCGAGGGTGCCGGCAACGCGTACTCCTCGCCCGCCGAAGCGATCATGGCGTACGACCTCAAGGCGCTGAGCCTGCACGCCCCGGTCAAGATCCGCATCATCGACCGTCAGCCCGCCAAGGCCGACGAAGCGGCGCTCGCGGAGAAGGGCTGGGAGCCGGGCAAGGCTTGGCTGGCCGAGACCACCCTTGGTCGCGTGCTGTTCAACGAGCTGCTGCCGGCGGACTACCCGTTCATCAACGAGCCGATGCCGAAGAAGCGTCAGGCCCTGATCGTGAACGACCTCGCCGAGCGGTACTCGATGACGCAGGTTGCGCAGACCCTGGACCGCCTGAAGGACGCCGGTTTCTACTGGGCGACCCGTTCGGGCGTCACGGTCGCGATCTCCGACGTGCTGGTCCCGACGGGCAAGAAAGCCATTCTGGACGAGTACGAAGGCAAGGCCGACCAGGTCGAGAAGCGGTACCAGCGTGGTCAGCTGTCGCACACCGAGCGCAACAACGAGCTCGTCAAGGTGTGGACGCAGGCCACCGAAGAGGTCCACAAGATCATGGAGACGGCGCTGCCGGACGACAACCCGATCGCGATGATCGTGAAGTCGGGCGCGGCGGGCAACATGACGCAGGTCCGGTCGCTGGCCGGTATGCGTGGTCTGGTGTCGAACCCGAAGGGTGAGTACATCCCGCGTCCGATCAAGGCCAACTTCCGTGAAGGCCTGTCGGTGGCGGAGTACTTCATCGCGACGCACGGTGCCCGTAAGGGTCTGGCGGACACGGCGCTCCGTACCGCCGACTCGGGTTACCTGACCCGTCGTCTGGTGGACGTGTCGCAGGACGTCATCGTCCGCGAGGTCGACTGTGGCACCACCCGCGGCATCAACATGCCGATCGGCGAGGACATCGGCGACGGCAAGGTCCTGCGTGACCAGCACGTCGAGACCAGCGTGTACGCGCGGAACCTGGCGACCGACGCGGTCGACGCCAAGGGCAACGTCGTGCTCAACGCCGGTGACGACATCGGCGACCCGGCCCTGGACAAGCTCATCTCGAGCGGGATCTCCAAGGTCAAGGTGCGTTCGGTGCTGACCTGCGAGTCGGCCGTCGGTATCTGCGCCACCTGCTACGGCCGGTCCATGGCGACCGGTCAGCTCGTCGACGTCGGCGAGGCCGTGGGTATCGTCGCGGCCCAGTCGATCGGTGAGCCGGGTACGCAGCTGACGATGCGTACGTTCCACCAGGGTGGTGTCGCCGGTGACGACATCACGACCGGTCTGCCCCGTGTCCAGGAGCTGTTCGAGGCCCGGGTCCCGAAGGGCAAGGCGCCGATCGCCGACGTCGATGGCCGTGTGCGCATCGAGGAGAGCGAGCGGTTCTGGAAGATCACGCTGATCCCGGACGACGGCAGCGAAGAGATCGTCTTCGACAAGCTGTCCAAGCGTCAGCGGCTCGCGAACACCCCGAACGGCCCGCTGGGCGACGGTGACCGCGTCAACGTCGGTCAGCAGCTGCTCGAAGGCACGCCGGACCCGCACGAGGTCCTGCGGGTCATGGGGCCGCGCGAGGCGCAGATGCACCTGGTGGACGAGGTCCAGAAGGTGTACCGGGCGCAGGGTGTGTCGATCCACGACAAGCACATCGAGGTCATCGTGCGGCAGATGCTGCGCCGCGTGACGATCATCGACTCCGGTGCCACGGACTTCCTGCCGGGCGAACTGCCCGAGCGGACCAAGTTCGAGGCGAAGAACCGTGCGTCGGTCGCCGAGGGTGGCGAGCCGGCTTCGGGTCGCCCGGTGCTGATGGGGATCACGAAGGCCTCGCTGACCACGGACTCGTGGCTGTCGGCGGCCTCGTTCCAGGAGACCACGCGTGTTCTGACCGACGCGGCCATCAACGGCCGTTCGGACAGGCTCGTGGGCCTCAAGGAGAACGTGATCATCGGTAAGCTGATCCCGGCCGGTACCGGGATCAACAAGTACCGCAACATCCAGGTGCAGCCGACCGAGGAGGCGCGGGTCGCCGCTTACGCGATCCCGTCCTACGACGACGGCTACTACACCCCGGATGTCTTCGGCTCCACCCCGGGTGCCGCGGTTCCGCTGGACGATTACGACTTCGGCCGCGACTTCCGCTGA
- a CDS encoding serine hydrolase domain-containing protein gives MEPLATDKNTGLDPAELRSALDGVHRAGVPGVFAEVRAGEQVWRGASGVADLETGRPVETGMRQRVGSITKTFVSAAVLLEVESGRIGLDAPIGDYLPRLVPGERGRRITVRMLLNHTSGLAEYLPYAFPSLKELAPGSLDDNRFRQFRPAELIEMGVGAPATGEPGSTPGVYSNTNYLLLGELLEHVTGTPVEKHIARSVIEPAGLAHTGFPVGPRIEEPHSRIYEALFGAIDPPRDYSVYEMSWVMTGAGLISTVEDLNRFYGKLLGGEIVSPSSLAQMQHTVPVIAQDGRLLDYGLGLYKTEIPGHGTFWGHDGTVWGALTMAWTRPDGGRQFSAAMNLVRWAKPDAEGTPHPIDDALAALKLQALCGPA, from the coding sequence ATGGAACCCCTAGCGACAGACAAGAACACGGGCCTCGACCCCGCGGAGCTGCGGTCCGCTTTGGACGGTGTCCACCGGGCAGGCGTGCCGGGTGTGTTCGCCGAAGTACGCGCGGGCGAGCAGGTCTGGCGCGGCGCCTCCGGAGTCGCAGACCTCGAAACCGGCCGTCCCGTCGAGACGGGTATGCGGCAGCGAGTCGGCAGCATCACCAAGACCTTCGTCTCCGCCGCGGTTCTGCTGGAAGTCGAGAGCGGGCGGATCGGGCTAGACGCGCCGATCGGTGACTACCTGCCGCGGCTGGTCCCCGGTGAGCGCGGCCGCCGGATCACGGTCCGCATGCTGCTCAACCACACCAGTGGCCTCGCCGAATACCTGCCGTACGCGTTCCCGTCGCTCAAGGAACTCGCTCCCGGGAGCCTTGACGACAACCGGTTCCGGCAATTCCGCCCGGCCGAGCTGATCGAGATGGGCGTCGGCGCACCCGCCACCGGCGAGCCGGGAAGCACTCCCGGGGTGTACTCCAACACGAACTACCTGCTCCTGGGTGAGCTCCTGGAGCACGTGACCGGCACCCCGGTCGAGAAGCACATCGCTCGCTCCGTCATCGAGCCGGCTGGGCTCGCGCATACCGGGTTTCCCGTCGGTCCGAGGATCGAGGAGCCACATTCGCGGATATACGAGGCGCTGTTCGGGGCGATCGATCCGCCGCGCGACTACAGCGTCTACGAGATGTCCTGGGTGATGACCGGCGCGGGCCTGATTTCGACCGTCGAGGATCTCAACCGCTTCTACGGCAAGCTGCTCGGCGGCGAGATCGTCAGCCCGTCATCGCTGGCGCAGATGCAGCACACGGTCCCGGTCATCGCGCAGGACGGGCGGCTGCTCGACTACGGCCTCGGCCTGTACAAGACCGAGATCCCCGGTCACGGCACCTTCTGGGGCCACGACGGCACGGTCTGGGGAGCCTTGACGATGGCCTGGACCCGCCCCGACGGCGGACGGCAGTTCTCCGCCGCGATGAACCTGGTGAGGTGGGCCAAGCCGGACGCCGAGGGAACGCCGCACCCCATCGACGACGCCCTGGCCGCCCTCAAGCTGCAAGCCCTCTGCGGCCCCGCCTGA
- a CDS encoding M15 family metallopeptidase: MISLCDPGNSGGSAGPRGPWRFADVAPTILHEIRYRGQHNFVGRKIDGYVRPFRQAAEGPRTAQRRLLRRGYMLKMYDCYRPQRAVDHFVRWAEDLSDEKMKAEFYPNVAKDRLFADGYIAEKSGHSRGSTVDLTIVRLPQRPFRPGEALKPCFAPNRFPDNMVDMGTGYDCFDTLSHTDDPRVIGEARTNRQLLKGTLAAAGFRNLAEEWWHYTFNGEPFPDTYFDFPVSRHSLTCTSPIPDRV; this comes from the coding sequence ATGATTTCGTTATGCGATCCGGGGAACTCTGGTGGATCCGCAGGTCCACGAGGCCCTTGGAGGTTCGCCGATGTCGCGCCGACGATCCTGCACGAGATCCGGTACCGCGGGCAGCACAACTTCGTCGGCCGGAAGATCGACGGGTACGTACGACCGTTCCGGCAGGCCGCGGAGGGGCCGCGCACGGCGCAACGGCGGCTGCTGCGGCGGGGCTACATGCTCAAGATGTACGACTGCTACCGGCCGCAGCGCGCCGTCGACCATTTCGTCCGGTGGGCCGAGGACCTGTCCGACGAGAAAATGAAGGCGGAGTTCTATCCGAACGTGGCGAAGGACCGTTTGTTCGCCGACGGGTACATCGCGGAGAAGTCCGGGCACAGCCGCGGGAGCACGGTGGACCTGACGATCGTGAGGCTGCCGCAGCGCCCCTTTCGGCCGGGCGAGGCGCTGAAGCCCTGCTTCGCGCCGAACCGGTTCCCGGACAACATGGTCGACATGGGGACCGGGTACGACTGCTTCGACACGCTCTCGCACACCGACGATCCGCGGGTCATCGGCGAGGCCCGAACGAACCGGCAGCTGCTCAAGGGCACGCTCGCGGCGGCCGGGTTCCGGAACCTCGCCGAGGAGTGGTGGCACTACACGTTCAACGGGGAACCCTTCCCGGACACCTACTTCGACTTCCCCGTCTCCCGGCACTCCCTGACCTGCACTTCTCCCATCCCGGATCGCGTTTAG